TGGAACAATACAGATTAACCTAAAGTTTCTTCATATTTTGTTTATAATGATTTTAGAGAAACTAGAATATAACTGATTTTTTTAATTTACATTTACACGGATAATGTGTGTGTTAGGCCCAAAGTAGCCCTGTCAGTTTGACCTTCCAATCTTTATTTCTCCGACTCTCAATCAATCGATCTTTCGTACTTTATTTTCCGTTTCAACTACATTTTCAAcatccctaaccctaaccctaacaatCAAGATCACACCATGCCTCCTCGTAAAAAGCTTATAAAGCGCAAGAAATCGTTATCATCATCAACACCCAACGATATTAATCATGAATCACCGGCACCAGAAGTGGTAACGGAAACTGAATTAACCGATAATTCGAGATCCGATGATGTACAAACTAACGTGTCGATTCAGGAACAAGTACCTAAACCTAATTCGGCTGAAATCAAGAGTGTAAGTATCAGTTCTGAAAATTTGATCAATGATGACGGTGGTGAACCGGACGTTAAACCGGATGCTAAACCGGATTGCATAAGACAAGATGAACCGGAAAAACAGAAAATCGATTTACAGAAAACTGAGAATAATGTGGAGGCGGCTGTCGGTAAAAACTATTtctgattattattatgaatttgaaGTTTTGAATTATTAGTTTATATTGATTTATTGATTATAAACtggattttatatattaattaatattgaaTAGATATTGAATTATTGAATATGACGATGAATGTACCAGTGTATCATATGGGTCATTGTTGTATTTTGCATTCTTTGTTAAAATAGGTTATAATATGCTGCTAGTTTTCTGGATGTAGTTTGTGTGACTGCTGTAGTGCTGTTTAACATTTCAACTTGTAAAATTTGTCAGAACATGTGTACATTTGGCGATAGTTAAACCGCTATTCGTGCGTTTGTTTGCAGAAACTAATTCTGCTCAAGCAGAGACAACTGCTGTCCAAGTTGATGGGATCAAAATATCTAGTGATGATAACAACTCTGTTGTTGTTAAAAGTGATGATCATGACAAATGTGAAGAAACTGCAAAAGTTGCAGAAGACTTCTCTGCTCAACATTGTATTGTCAGTGAAGCACCTTGTCAGAATAATGATGCTTTAGTTGTCGAAAATGGTGTAAAACACACTGTAGAAATAGTCGTTACTCATGAATCCACAGCCCTAGACGTCAAAGATGATTCCAAGGTTGATGGGGATGATGATCGAAGTAATGGAGATCGAGATCGAGATCAAGATCAAGATCGTGCCCTAGCTGTTCAGGATTCTACACCCGATGATAAGAAAGATACGGGCGTTGAATTTTATGTTGGAAAACTGCATAAGGATACAGTTGAAGATGATCTTCTTAATGTCTTTCAAAAGTTTGGCGAGCTGCAGTCCATTAGAATATTGAGGAATTCAAACTCAAAGAAGAGCAAAGGTTTTGCATTTGTTCGTTTTGCAGCTATTGATCAAGCAAAACGTGCTCTTTCTGAGTTGAAAGATGGATTTGAGGTATGAGTTGCATATCTAGTTTTGGGAAGGTGAAATACTCAAGCCCGATTCGATGCTATTTTCCATCTACATGATTAGTCTGTAACACAATTAATTTTCTCATGCCCAGGTGAAGGAAAAGCATGTAAATTTATCGGTTAGTGAGGACAAGGATACACTCTTTTTAGGAAATATTTGCAAAACTTGGAAAAAAGAGGAAGTAAGTCTGTATATGTTACGATCAATTTAATTTGTTCTCTTTTTCATTGGGTCCATAAGTTGTGTTATCGTTTGAGAATATCTTAAAAGGTATCAACTGTTAAAAACTCACTAGATGATACTCTTTGATTGCATTTACTTTTTCAAGGTGTTGCAACAATTGAAACACTACGGAGTTGAAAATGTTGATACGATTCGCGTACCAGAGGATCCAAAAAATGGTCAGAAAAATAAGGGCCATGCTTTCTTGGAGTTCACCACACATTCTGTTGCAACCGAAGCATGTAAACGACTCAAAAAGCAAGATGTATTATTTGGGCGTGATAAAAATGTTACGGTTTCTTTTGCTGGGCCACCTACAATGGTAAGATAATCCAGTTTAATGCTCGTTGTAATCTGGTTAATCATTGCTTAATCATTGTTGCATATGTAGAACAAATGTTTCCAAGTTGTACCTATGTGACAGCTTAATAACTCCTTTACCAACAGATGTATTACATCACTATTTACTAATGGTCCATGACAAATTATCGATTGATTTATGTTATGCGATCTTTGACAACTCACAGAAATATCTTATATCCAACAAAAAGTCAACCCAGACAATAATTCTGGGATGGAGGGAGTAGGATATTTTAATGATCAAATGTCTTTGAACTTTTTTAAATGTAGATGCCAATTCTAAAGCTACTATAATGGGTATGTTTGGTAAGCAGCTTTTTGGAGCTTTTAGGTTCTACCTTTTATGAAAAAGCTCTTGTCTAATAAAAGTTTCTTTTGGGTAAAAAAAgcttaaagcttttagttgtagagAAAAAGCTAGGACCTAGACGCTACTAGAACTAGCGTTTGAGCAGTTTACTCTTTTTTGGAGCTTTTAGGTTGTACCTTTTATGAAAAAGCTCTTGTCTAATAAAAGTTTCGTTTGGGTTAAAAAgcttaaagcttttagttgtagagAAAAAGCTAGGACCTAGACGCTACTAGAACTAGCGTTTGAgcagtttattttttttaacaGTTCCCAACTACTCTGCCAAACACCTAAATACATCTAAAAAGCTACCAGGTACCAGCTATCAGCTACTAACTACAAGCTACCAAGTATCAAGTATCAACTACTATCATCTAGTACCAACTAGTTATAACAAACATACCCAATATGGCTCGTTTTCATTCTTGGGTTGTCTAAAATGTGAGTTCTCATGCTCTAGGTTAATCAAGTTTTTTTGGAAGGACTCACTAACGATTGGAATGAAGAGAAGGTTAAGGATATGTATAATAAGTATGGCGAGATTGTTAAAGTTTATATATCCCGGAGCTCAGGAACCAAACAAAAAGGGTATATCAGTTTTGCTTCTCCTGAATCTGCTCAAGCTTGTGTGGAGGGGATTAATAATACTCTTATTGGAGAAGAAGCCAAGGTATATTTGACTCTGTATGTGTAGTGTACacgtgtatacatatatgtattatgtatgtatTCAGTGGTTTCACTTATGAGTTATCATCCTTGTTATTGTTCTCGTCTTAGATAATAGCCGGCATCGTTAAGCCTAAGCCTCAACCAAGGAATTCACGTCAGAAACAGGGTCTTAATGGGGGACTTAATGTAAATAAGCAAAGTGACGTCTCAACATCGCATAAAGAGAGTGGAATCAATAAAAACTCAGAAGTCAAAGTATCAAAGATGAAAGGTGTTTCAACGCCTCAGCAATCTAAAGGAAATAAAAAAGGTTCCTCCAAACGTGTCGTTAAGGTTCGTAGTTGAGAAATGGCATATTTTTTACTTAAATTTCAAACCTTTTCTTATCAGTAGCTAAGAAAATTTCTACTTGTTGCAGATCAAAACGAACCCCGTCAAGCCTCAACAAAAGGTGCCACTTAAAAAAGATGATGAAAGTTCAAAAGTGGTTGAATTGCCAAAGACGAAAGCTGATATGAATATTCAACAGGCTAAAAGTAAAAGAAAATTATTGTCTGAGAAAAAGGTTCATGCACGTGATCAGGGTACTACTCCCAAAAAGCCAAAAATAGGTGGTGAAGGTGAAAATAGTAACACTGCCTCTAAAGGCGGGAATCGTAAAAGAAAGAAGATAATAACGTTTGGAGGTCGTGAAGACAGAAACATTCATGAGAAAAAGCCACTTAAGAAAAAGAAAGGTATTTGTAGCAAACCAAACAATTAATATTTGACAACACGTGTCATAATCAATCAAAACTAGTTTGAGTAACACATTTGtaaaatggaaaaactactttgACAGGACAAAGCGTTGGATTGAAAAAACAAAGTGTATAATTTGATACAATATATTAGGAATTTTGAAGATAAagagttttaatatatacatatatagttttttaTTATAGAAACATGTATATAGTTTTTTTGCCCTCTCTACTTTTTGGGTTTTAAGTTTTAACCTATATAATTTGTTTGATCCAATTGACCATTTCATTCTAAACAAATATTTTACCCATCCGGCTAAAATTGTAGCGAATGTACCTATTTATAAGTAAACGGGTCGAACTTCTCACACCAATTTGACCGATCTACATTGTAAATCTAGGCAATATCCATGAAAGGGAAAGAGGTAATTTTAGGAACCCTAAAGGTGATACTAACTTTATAAGAAGACAAGATGACTACAGAAATTCAGCCAGATATACAGAAATTTATGCACCAAAATATGCTGCATCTGCACCCACTGCTTATCATTTGGGTCCTGACCCGTTATCTGCAAGACGCCTCAAGGAGATGGTACTATGGGTCGTCTTTTTTATCTTCTATgtgtttttatttttagttttttttttttgattaatattatgtaaATTAAATTATCATAGGAACCACATGCTGGATACATTGAACCTTCTTCTGCTACACAAACTCTATCATATTCAAGATATGTTCAGCCTGTAGTTCGAACCAGTCATACCCAACATCAGACAGTGTACCTTGAACCTTCTTCAACAAGTCAAAGTCAACTTCATTCAAGATACTTGGACCGTTCTGGTTTGACCCAATCTCACAGGGGGTACATCGAGACTGCTGCTGTACCCAAGGTTCAACCGTACCCAGATTACCGTTCATCTGAGTATGTACAAATTGCTCATGACCCATATGATTCTGGGCATGCAAGGTTCACATTTATACTTCTTTTTTCACCCCCTCTTTCATTATAACCTTGGCCTTGTTCTATATCTGATtaatttttgttgttgtttctAGTAGAGTTGTTCGACATGATGTCAGAGGGGCTGGCGTAGTTACTTATGTTGGAGGTAAGTAATCCTTGTGTAAGCTATAAGTTAAAAGGTCAACAAAGTTTTAGGGGTGGTGAAACTTCAAAAAGagaaaaagtattttgtttatGTAATTTTGTTGGCCCTCTAATTCTGAGGGGATGATAATGTATCATTGTTTTGCAAGGTTGTAAATAtcgttaatcggggattaatcggttggGACCTTGCTGGATAAATCGGAATTTCTTTTTTTACATGTAaaaaataaattttaattttatatgTACATATAGAAGAGAAACATAAATATAAACATACTTGTTCAAATACTCTAAACATAAACATAGACTAAGTTTGACTTTGAGCTGTTTAATTGTGGATAAATCCGGAGTTTTACTACACTGTTGGTATGCTAAATCTATATCTTGCCAACTTGTAGGTCCTCCGCCTCCGACTTCTCAAGTTCGAAATCACACAAGCTATTATGAGGTTTCTCTTTCTATTCctttatatacacacacaaaccCACAACTAAAAGTTACCATCACTAATGTGTGTAAATAGTACAAAAACTTTACATTATTTAGTTGATGTGGGCATTTTTAGCCAAATATCTTTAGATGCGATGATTTTGGTTTTGTTTTATCTTCAATGGTTTGAACGGGTTAAAAGTCGTCGAAAGTGTATTTGTTATGCATACAAACTTCATAATCACTTCATAAGTAATAAACTTATTTTTTAATTGTATTTGATGCGTTAATatataacaaaaaataaaaaaataaaaaaaaaataaaaaaataaaaaattgggtCACCCTGCTCGAAGTAAAATGATCTGTTTTGACTCTGCCTATTTGGATGTGTTACCCTACGTGCTCAAGTCAACCCACCTGTGTTTGTCTCTATGGTAATTATAAATAAAATCAAATGCTTCATTGGTTCTTTAAGAAAGAtattttaattttagtatttaaCACAATAGATATAGTGGCGTTTTTGATTAATTTCAGAAGGAAAGAAACATTTGATTTGTGATCTTCTTACTTGATGTGAATTTATGGATTCTATAAATTTGTACCAACTGGTATGGCTTTTTaggtgaaatatcaatatcaatttctAACTTGTAACTAGTATCATACACTATTTCATATTCGTTGGCATTATTTCATCCAATTGGCGTGCCTACATTTTGTTTTTATGGTGGTGTGCAATCAACTGGCTCCTTTTATGCTGAATTTCCATTcgactattttgatattttgacatTTTGACCCGTAACATATAATGAATTGACACCCAACTGTTACTCTGTGCAGGGTAGCAGCAGTTACAGTGGAGCTTACAGTAGTCAACGAACATACTACTGAGCGGATAAAGTCCATAACTGCAGAAGGCTCAAGACATCTGTTGTTTGAGGTTTTAGTTTTTACATCGTATAAACTGTGAGGTCTCTACTTTTAACAATTTACTCCATTCTTAGTGCTAAAATACGACTCCGCTCTCCTAATTCGATAGTTACTGTAcacttgtgttttttttttttatccttATGGATACTAAACAATGTTCAGCGTTTTGAAATATATTTCTTATCATGTAAAAAGATGATAACAAGAAAATATAGTAAAAGAATATAAATAAAAAAACTGAACGATAAGTTTTTAAAATCTACAAACTTCAATTGCTTACCCACTTGAGTACACTCTCAAAATGTAGTGGCTATCTAATTGAATCTATCACATTTTTTTcaaaattgtgattttatatatggtGTTCCTTGTTTAGCGTTAAGCTAATGGGGATAGGCATGCTATGTTTAATATAAAAATCTATATTCAATTTCGACTAAAGACACGTACCCAAGTTCCATAACGAACCTTATTCATCTTCATAAGAATGAAGATCATCTATAAATAAAGTCGATGTGTTGTCAACTTTGTTTATCTCATAAACATTTATCAAATCTTTTGCGGTGTATAAAACTTCGAGTCATTTGTATTCAGGGACTCGAGGAATTCGGATTAAAAACATCGTATAACAAGTAGGCGATTGATCACAAACCCAACACCAAGTAGTATTTTAGTAGATACCAGTAGTATGCAAACGACGTCCAGTTTGATACTAACACACCAATATGAACATAAAGCTTTCATCGAACCGCTTTCATTACGTAAGACAGCAATAACTACAAATGTTGCAACCTCGGTTTCACAATCATCGTATAAACCCAACAATAGAACAGTTTTTCTTTATTCTACAATACGTATAAATATAAAACAAACAAAGAACATCCGGCAAAACTGTAAATTTAGTCAGAATGTGCATTAGAGCTGGTGCCAATGCCTGCTTTCCCTTCCATGAGACCATTACGAATCTGGTCACCAATGTCTCTAACATGGCCCGGCCCGTGGGGTATAAAAACTGTTGTATTCTTTGACGAATTTCCAAGATCTTTGATAGTATCAAAGTACTGAGTGATCATGATAAGATCCATGACTTCTTTTGCAGATGCTCCTTCAACTTTATGTGAGAAATTCAATATGTTCTCTCTTAATCCATCTGTAATTGCTTGTCTCTGCCTTGCAACACCAACTCCACCCAAGTACTTGGCTTCGGCTTCAGCTTCGGCTTTCTTAACTTGAAGAATCTTATCCGCTTCTCCCTTGTACACACTCGCAAGCTGAAGCCTTTGCGCTACAAATTAGTACAGTAATACATACATACAATTATTTCAGTACTTCAGTAACATCATTAGTTTAAGGTGCTTTTTTATTTTCTTGAAAATCACATGCTGTTGAAttctattattttatttaaaaaagaaagaaaaaacatGCTAAAGGGCATTACCTGCATTAATTTCATTCATTGCTCTACGCACAGATGGGTCTGGTATAATGTCCACCATCAGAATGTGCTCTATGTTGTACCCATATTCTCCCATCACCTAATACAGCCAGCATATATTTCAAACTTAGAACTAATCATATGAAACTATAATCTAAATCAGCCTTGTTGCACGTTGTACTTAAACTTAAAACAAATATATTACAGGTGGCCCTTTCAACCCATTTACTTATGGATGCGCTGATATAGAGCATGTTTCATCTCAAACGAGTCAAAATATAAACTTTTATATTAGCTAAAATGGATAATGGGTCTTAAAGGTTGAAACTTGAAAGTTAGAGAAAAGTTGGAATCTTGGGAGGGATAACCCAACCCGACCCAGTCCACTTCGACCCTTGGCTTAAAAAAGACTTGGTCTTAACAATTCACCTTCTCAAGTTCCAACAATACAGTTTTTGCAACTTCATCCTTCTGCTCAAAAAGCTGGTCCAAAGTAATTCTTGGAACCTGTGCTCGTACAACTGAAACAACAGTTTTGATTAATCATGAGAACATTATATTTGAGTATCATGTGATAGAGGTATTGTCAAGGAAACAAGAGAAACCAAGTCCCGTTCAATTTACCATCGAAAACATAGGCTTGAATTTGTTCCCGGGGGTTTTGCAGCTCGTAGAATGCATCATCGGCACTTTGCTTTATCACTCGGTACTGAATTGAAGAAATTATCTGAACAAATACATTGTCCTGGAAAAAAAATGCTAACGATGTTAATATTAATTTGGACTCAACTCTCCTAAAAAAATTTGCCTTGACTACCACCAAAATGTGTATGATCCTGTTATTTTTTTCCATGTTTACTAAGGTGAGAATAGC
This genomic window from Rutidosis leptorrhynchoides isolate AG116_Rl617_1_P2 chromosome 2, CSIRO_AGI_Rlap_v1, whole genome shotgun sequence contains:
- the LOC139893423 gene encoding hypersensitive-induced response protein 4; protein product: MGNASCIFVGCIDQASVGIVEKWGRFEKLAQPGLNFFNPCAGQYLAGVLSTRIDSLEVKIETKTKDNVFVQIISSIQYRVIKQSADDAFYELQNPREQIQAYVFDVVRAQVPRITLDQLFEQKDEVAKTVLLELEKVMGEYGYNIEHILMVDIIPDPSVRRAMNEINAAQRLQLASVYKGEADKILQVKKAEAEAEAKYLGGVGVARQRQAITDGLRENILNFSHKVEGASAKEVMDLIMITQYFDTIKDLGNSSKNTTVFIPHGPGHVRDIGDQIRNGLMEGKAGIGTSSNAHSD
- the LOC139893422 gene encoding uncharacterized protein isoform X2, which codes for MPPRKKLIKRKKSLSSSTPNDINHESPAPEVVTETELTDNSRSDDVQTNVSIQEQVPKPNSAEIKSVSISSENLINDDGGEPDVKPDAKPDCIRQDEPEKQKIDLQKTENNVEAAVETNSAQAETTAVQVDGIKISSDDNNSVVVKSDDHDKCEETAKVAEDFSAQHCIVSEAPCQNNDALVVENGVKHTVEIVVTHESTALDVKDDSKVDGDDDRSNGDRDRDQDQDRALAVQDSTPDDKKDTGVEFYVGKLHKDTVEDDLLNVFQKFGELQSIRILRNSNSKKSKGFAFVRFAAIDQAKRALSELKDGFEVKEKHVNLSVSEDKDTLFLGNICKTWKKEEVLQQLKHYGVENVDTIRVPEDPKNGQKNKGHAFLEFTTHSVATEACKRLKKQDVLFGRDKNVTVSFAGPPTMVNQVFLEGLTNDWNEEKVKDMYNKYGEIVKVYISRSSGTKQKGYISFASPESAQACVEGINNTLIGEEAKIIAGIVKPKPQPRNSRQKQGLNGGLNVNKQSDVSTSHKESGINKNSEVKVSKMKGVSTPQQSKGNKKGSSKRVVKIKTNPVKPQQKVPLKKDDESSKVVELPKTKADMNIQQAKSKRKLLSEKKVHARDQGTTPKKPKIGGEGENSNTASKGGNRKRKKIITFGGREDRNIHEKKPLKKKKGNIHERERGNFRNPKGDTNFIRRQDDYRNSARYTEIYAPKYAASAPTAYHLGPDPLSARRLKEMEPHAGYIEPSSATQTLSYSRYVQPVVRTSHTQHQTVYLEPSSTSQSQLHSRYLDRSGLTQSHRGYIETAAVPKVQPYPDYRSSEYVQIAHDPYDSGHARVVRHDVRGAGVVTYVGGPPPPTSQVRNHTSYYEGSSSYSGAYSSQRTYY
- the LOC139893422 gene encoding uncharacterized protein isoform X1, which codes for MPPRKKLIKRKKSLSSSTPNDINHESPAPEVVTETELTDNSRSDDVQTNVSIQEQVPKPNSAEIKSVSISSENLINDDGGEPDVKPDAKPDCIRQDEPEKQKIDLQKTENNVEAAVETNSAQAETTAVQVDGIKISSDDNNSVVVKSDDHDKCEETAKVAEDFSAQHCIVSEAPCQNNDALVVENGVKHTVEIVVTHESTALDVKDDSKVDGDDDRSNGDRDRDQDQDRALAVQDSTPDDKKDTGVEFYVGKLHKDTVEDDLLNVFQKFGELQSIRILRNSNSKKSKGFAFVRFAAIDQAKRALSELKDGFEVKEKHVNLSVSEDKDTLFLGNICKTWKKEEVLQQLKHYGVENVDTIRVPEDPKNGQKNKGHAFLEFTTHSVATEACKRLKKQDVLFGRDKNVTVSFAGPPTMVNQVFLEGLTNDWNEEKVKDMYNKYGEIVKVYISRSSGTKQKGYISFASPESAQACVEGINNTLIGEEAKIIAGIVKPKPQPRNSRQKQGLNGGLNVNKQSDVSTSHKESGINKNSEVKVSKMKGVSTPQQSKGNKKGSSKRVVKIKTNPVKPQQKVPLKKDDESSKVVELPKTKADMNIQQAKSKRKLLSEKKVHARDQGTTPKKPKIGGEGENSNTASKGGNRKRKKIITFGGREDRNIHEKKPLKKKKGNIHERERGNFRNPKGDTNFIRRQDDYRNSARYTEIYAPKYAASAPTAYHLGPDPLSARRLKEMEPHAGYIEPSSATQTLSYSRYVQPVVRTSHTQHQTVYLEPSSTSQSQLHSRYLDRSGLTQSHRGYIETAAVPKVQPYPDYRSSEYVQIAHDPYDSGHASRVVRHDVRGAGVVTYVGGPPPPTSQVRNHTSYYEGSSSYSGAYSSQRTYY